One region of Rhodothermus profundi genomic DNA includes:
- the gltB gene encoding glutamate synthase large subunit, with the protein MRLQNQRFEQQSLIDRQTHDACGVGFICTLTEAPSHRIVQEGLQILVRLSHRGACGCDERTGDGAGILVQLPDRFLREVAQAAGIQLPEPGAYAVGMLFLPSDPEPQQACRDAFERLVQAEGQQVLGWRRVPTHSEVLGVSAAAAEPAIWQVFVQAASGLDGEAFERKLFVIKRRARHVISHSDFYVVSLSARTLVYKGMLTPEQLSQYYPDLTDPRFASRLALVHSRFSTNTWPRWPLAQPFHLLAHNGEINTLRGNINALRAREALLRSELLGDDLARVLPLLDETGSDSQMLDAMIELLYRAGRSLPHALLMTIPEAWAHDDYMDDARRAFYEYHACLMEPWDGPAAVCFTDGRYIGAVLDRNGLRPARYTITRDGLVVLASEVGVLDLEPERVVEKGRLQPGRMFLVDLDEGRVVRDEEIKASLSRRRPYRLWLQTHLRTEAHLPAAQVLPRASNPETLRQQQRLFGYSLEELRLILAPMAQKKEDPVGSMGDDTPLAVLSDFPRLIYDYFKQLFAQVTNPPIDAIREVLVTSLHTYLGGEANLLDETPEQAHRLRLDHPVLTPEQLARIRALDEENLRAITLRATFDIAAGGKGLVAALEALCQQAVEAVQQGGTILVLSDREAGSGQAPIPAALAVGAVHHHLIRTGLRARCSLVVDSGEPRQVHHLCVLVGYGADAVCPYLALETVADLVRMGEITGLHVREAQQHYIKALCKGLLKVMSKMGISVFQSYRGAQIFEIVGLSAEVVDRCFAGTVSRLGGVGFDVLAEEVRRRYEQAYPATPVVQVPADELDRGGLYQWRRGGEHHRYHPLTVAKLQHAVQKRDPEDYEAFARLVNDESRQLCKLRGLLDFIPAARPIPLEEVEPWTSIVRRFKTGAMSFGSISKEAHEVLAEAMNRIGGKSNTGEGGEDPERYAPDHPRRSAIKQVASGRFGVTIGYLASADEIQIKMAQGAKPGEGGQLPGEKVYPWIARVRHSTPWVGLISPPPHHDIYSIEDLAQLIYDLKQANPTARISVKLVAEAGVGTIAAGVAKGGADVILISGHDGGTGASPITSILHAGLPWELGLSETHQALVANGLRERVIVEVDGQLQTGRDVAIAALLGAQEFGFATAPLVAMGCIRMRKCHLNTCPVGIATQDPVLRKKFTGQPEHVINYFYFVAEELRRIMAQLGFRTVEEMVGRVDRLRIRSTNHWKARYLDLRPLVQKVETPEILRPFTQKLPASRNTSTLDERLLPRLKPALERQEPVRLHVAIRNTDRTVGARISYEVATRYGESGLPEDTIWLDCEGSAGQSLGAFLAPGVTLRVIGEANDYFGKGLSGGKLIIHPPENAAYPAETNIIIGNVALYGATSGEAYIRGRAGERFAVRNSGARAVVEGVGDHGCEYMTGGRVVVLGPTGRNFAAGMSGGIAYVLDVDGLFAERHCNLEMVELMPVVEEADIAELREMIERHYAYTGSPIARWVLEDWPDILGRFVKVFPIDYRKALERLAREQEAAAVQQHLAA; encoded by the coding sequence ATGCGCCTGCAGAACCAGCGTTTCGAACAGCAGTCGCTGATCGACAGACAGACACATGACGCCTGTGGCGTCGGGTTTATCTGCACGTTGACAGAGGCTCCTTCCCACCGGATCGTACAGGAAGGCCTGCAGATCCTGGTGCGCTTAAGCCATCGCGGCGCCTGCGGCTGCGACGAGCGCACAGGAGACGGAGCGGGCATCCTGGTTCAGTTGCCTGATCGGTTTTTGCGGGAAGTGGCGCAGGCAGCCGGCATTCAGCTACCCGAGCCCGGTGCCTACGCCGTGGGTATGCTGTTTCTGCCCAGCGATCCAGAGCCACAGCAGGCCTGCCGGGATGCCTTTGAACGGTTGGTGCAGGCGGAAGGACAGCAGGTGCTGGGTTGGCGTCGCGTGCCTACCCATTCCGAGGTGCTGGGCGTGTCGGCGGCAGCCGCAGAGCCTGCCATCTGGCAGGTGTTTGTGCAAGCAGCTTCCGGGCTTGATGGAGAAGCTTTCGAAAGGAAACTGTTTGTTATCAAGCGCCGGGCCCGACACGTCATCTCCCATTCGGATTTTTACGTGGTCAGCCTGTCGGCTCGCACGCTGGTCTACAAGGGCATGCTGACGCCCGAGCAATTAAGCCAGTACTATCCGGATCTGACCGATCCACGCTTTGCGAGCCGGCTGGCTCTGGTGCATTCTCGTTTTAGCACGAATACATGGCCCCGCTGGCCGCTGGCGCAGCCCTTCCATCTGCTGGCGCATAACGGCGAAATCAACACGCTCCGCGGTAACATCAACGCGTTGCGCGCGCGAGAAGCCCTCCTGCGCTCAGAGCTGCTGGGAGATGATCTGGCCCGAGTGCTGCCGCTGCTGGATGAGACCGGCAGTGATTCGCAGATGCTGGACGCCATGATCGAATTGCTGTACCGGGCCGGGCGCTCGCTGCCGCACGCGCTGCTGATGACTATCCCCGAGGCCTGGGCGCACGACGACTACATGGACGATGCGCGGCGCGCTTTCTACGAATACCATGCATGTCTGATGGAGCCCTGGGACGGCCCCGCCGCCGTCTGCTTTACCGATGGACGCTACATAGGAGCTGTGCTCGACCGCAACGGCCTGCGGCCGGCGCGCTACACCATCACGCGCGACGGGCTCGTCGTGCTGGCTTCTGAAGTAGGCGTGCTCGACCTGGAGCCAGAACGGGTGGTCGAAAAAGGGCGGCTGCAACCCGGACGCATGTTTCTGGTGGACCTAGATGAAGGACGGGTTGTACGCGACGAAGAAATCAAGGCCTCGTTGAGCCGGCGCCGGCCGTACCGCCTCTGGCTGCAGACGCATCTCCGGACAGAAGCGCACCTGCCCGCAGCTCAGGTGCTGCCCCGCGCGTCTAATCCGGAGACGCTGCGCCAGCAGCAACGTCTGTTTGGCTACTCGCTGGAAGAGCTACGGCTCATCCTGGCGCCTATGGCCCAGAAAAAAGAGGATCCGGTAGGCTCCATGGGCGATGACACGCCCCTGGCCGTTCTCTCAGACTTCCCACGGCTGATTTATGACTACTTCAAGCAACTCTTTGCGCAGGTAACCAACCCGCCCATTGATGCAATTCGCGAAGTGCTAGTCACTTCGCTGCATACCTATCTGGGAGGGGAAGCTAACTTGCTGGACGAAACCCCCGAGCAGGCCCACCGGCTTCGTCTGGACCATCCCGTATTGACGCCAGAGCAACTGGCCCGCATCCGGGCCCTAGATGAGGAAAACTTGCGGGCTATTACGCTCCGCGCAACGTTCGACATTGCAGCAGGAGGGAAAGGACTGGTGGCTGCGCTGGAGGCCCTGTGCCAGCAAGCGGTTGAAGCCGTTCAGCAAGGAGGTACCATTCTGGTGCTTTCTGACCGGGAAGCAGGCTCAGGACAGGCGCCCATTCCTGCTGCGCTGGCGGTAGGGGCGGTGCACCACCACCTGATTCGCACCGGGCTGCGGGCGCGCTGTAGCCTGGTGGTCGATAGCGGTGAGCCCCGCCAGGTCCATCACCTGTGCGTCCTGGTCGGCTACGGAGCGGACGCTGTCTGCCCCTACCTGGCGCTGGAGACCGTGGCCGATCTGGTGCGCATGGGAGAAATTACCGGGTTGCACGTGCGCGAAGCCCAGCAGCACTACATCAAAGCGCTCTGCAAGGGGCTGCTCAAGGTGATGTCCAAAATGGGCATCTCGGTGTTTCAAAGCTATCGAGGCGCCCAGATTTTCGAGATTGTAGGGCTAAGCGCCGAGGTGGTCGACCGCTGCTTTGCAGGTACCGTGTCTCGTCTGGGAGGGGTGGGCTTCGACGTGCTGGCTGAAGAGGTGCGCCGCCGCTACGAGCAGGCCTATCCAGCCACTCCGGTGGTCCAGGTACCTGCAGATGAACTGGATCGGGGCGGCCTGTACCAGTGGCGGCGCGGCGGGGAGCACCACCGGTATCATCCGCTGACGGTAGCCAAGCTCCAGCACGCTGTTCAGAAGCGGGATCCAGAGGACTACGAAGCCTTTGCGCGGTTGGTCAATGACGAAAGTCGCCAGTTGTGTAAGCTGCGGGGGTTACTGGACTTCATCCCGGCAGCGCGGCCGATTCCACTGGAAGAGGTTGAGCCCTGGACGTCCATTGTGCGTCGCTTCAAGACCGGGGCGATGTCCTTTGGCTCGATCAGCAAAGAGGCCCACGAGGTGCTGGCAGAAGCAATGAACCGGATCGGGGGCAAGAGTAATACGGGCGAGGGCGGGGAAGACCCGGAGCGGTATGCTCCCGATCATCCGCGTCGCAGCGCGATCAAGCAGGTTGCCTCCGGGCGCTTTGGGGTTACCATTGGCTATCTGGCAAGCGCCGATGAGATTCAGATTAAGATGGCCCAGGGTGCCAAGCCAGGCGAAGGAGGCCAACTGCCAGGCGAAAAGGTTTATCCCTGGATCGCTCGCGTGCGCCACTCTACCCCATGGGTAGGGCTGATCTCACCCCCTCCCCATCACGACATTTATTCCATTGAAGATCTGGCGCAGCTCATTTACGACCTCAAGCAGGCCAATCCCACCGCTCGCATCAGTGTGAAGCTGGTGGCCGAAGCAGGGGTGGGCACGATAGCGGCCGGGGTCGCCAAAGGGGGAGCTGATGTAATCCTGATCAGCGGACACGACGGAGGCACCGGAGCCTCGCCAATCACCTCCATCCTGCACGCAGGACTGCCCTGGGAGCTGGGCCTGAGTGAGACGCACCAGGCACTGGTAGCCAACGGATTGCGCGAACGCGTCATCGTGGAGGTGGACGGACAACTCCAGACAGGGCGCGACGTGGCGATTGCGGCGTTGCTGGGGGCGCAGGAGTTTGGTTTTGCCACCGCGCCGCTGGTGGCTATGGGATGCATTCGCATGCGCAAGTGCCACCTGAATACCTGTCCAGTTGGTATTGCCACGCAGGATCCTGTGCTGCGCAAGAAATTTACCGGACAACCGGAGCACGTTATCAACTATTTCTACTTCGTAGCCGAGGAGCTGCGTCGGATTATGGCGCAGCTTGGCTTCCGGACCGTCGAGGAAATGGTCGGCCGGGTGGATCGGCTGCGCATTCGATCGACCAACCACTGGAAGGCTCGCTACCTGGACCTGCGGCCGCTTGTTCAAAAAGTCGAAACGCCCGAAATACTGCGGCCCTTCACGCAAAAGCTACCTGCGTCCCGCAACACATCCACGCTCGACGAGCGTCTCCTGCCGCGTCTTAAGCCAGCACTGGAACGCCAGGAGCCGGTTCGACTGCACGTGGCTATTCGCAACACGGACCGAACTGTCGGGGCACGCATCAGCTACGAAGTCGCTACGCGCTACGGGGAAAGCGGACTGCCCGAAGATACGATCTGGCTGGATTGTGAAGGATCGGCTGGCCAGAGCTTGGGGGCCTTTCTGGCACCCGGGGTGACGCTGCGCGTCATCGGGGAAGCCAACGATTACTTCGGAAAAGGGCTCTCCGGCGGCAAACTCATTATTCACCCGCCAGAAAATGCTGCCTATCCGGCCGAGACCAACATCATCATCGGCAACGTAGCCCTCTACGGCGCCACCTCCGGGGAAGCGTATATCCGGGGACGTGCTGGCGAACGCTTTGCCGTGCGCAACAGTGGAGCCCGTGCCGTTGTGGAAGGCGTGGGCGACCACGGCTGCGAATACATGACGGGCGGACGCGTGGTCGTGCTCGGACCTACCGGCCGCAACTTTGCCGCCGGCATGAGTGGGGGCATTGCCTATGTGCTGGACGTGGATGGTCTGTTTGCCGAACGCCACTGCAACCTGGAGATGGTTGAGCTCATGCCGGTAGTCGAAGAGGCAGATATCGCAGAGTTACGCGAAATGATAGAGCGCCATTACGCTTACACAGGCAGTCCAATAGCCCGCTGGGTGCTGGAGGATTGGCCGGATATTCTGGGCCGGTTTGTCAAAGTCTTTCCCATTGACTACCGGAAAGCACTCGAACGTCTGGCCCGAGAGCAGGAAGCCGCGGCTGTGCAACAACATCTGGCTGCCTGA
- a CDS encoding glutamate synthase subunit beta, with the protein MGSLRGFIEIPRENPEKRPVEERVRDFREVYRLLPDERVQRQAARCMDCGIPFCHAGCPLGNVIPEFNDLVYRNRWREAYERLRATNNFPEFTGRVCPAPCESACVLGLIEPPVTIEQIEWAIIERAFREGWVKPEPPAQRTGKRVAVIGSGPAGLACADQLNRAGHWVTVFERDDRIGGLLRYGVPDFKMEKWVIDRRVAILEAEGITFRTGVHVGLDYPVDQLRRDFDAIVICTGATQPRDVRVPGRELAGIHFAWEYLWQATKRVAHDDLEAAGIPIIDAAGKNVIVIGGGDTASDCIGVANRQGARSITNFHIWPAPPKERTPEMPWPFHPHLLQVTSSHEEGCERVWSVQTVAFEGRHGHVERVITVDVEPGPPGPDGRRTRREVPNSRREWPADLVLIAIGYEGPERSPLLEALGVALDERGRVKADAHFQTNVPGVFVAGDVHRGASLVVWAISEGREAARGVDQYLRGYTTLPTKGEGDLPLLR; encoded by the coding sequence ATGGGATCCCTGCGAGGTTTTATTGAAATTCCCCGCGAAAACCCTGAAAAACGACCGGTCGAAGAGCGGGTTCGGGACTTCCGCGAAGTTTACCGGCTACTGCCGGACGAGCGCGTGCAACGGCAGGCCGCCCGCTGCATGGATTGTGGCATTCCGTTCTGCCACGCCGGCTGTCCGCTGGGCAACGTAATCCCCGAGTTCAACGACCTGGTGTACCGCAATCGCTGGCGGGAGGCCTATGAGCGGCTGCGTGCTACAAATAACTTCCCAGAATTTACAGGACGCGTATGCCCGGCACCCTGCGAATCGGCCTGTGTGCTGGGGCTGATCGAACCACCGGTTACGATTGAGCAAATCGAATGGGCCATTATCGAACGGGCTTTTCGGGAAGGATGGGTGAAGCCCGAACCCCCAGCGCAGCGCACCGGCAAGCGAGTGGCCGTCATTGGATCAGGACCGGCCGGGTTGGCCTGCGCGGACCAGCTTAACCGGGCCGGCCACTGGGTTACCGTCTTTGAACGGGATGATCGCATCGGCGGCCTGCTACGCTACGGAGTGCCTGACTTCAAAATGGAAAAGTGGGTAATCGACCGGCGGGTCGCCATCCTGGAAGCGGAAGGCATTACTTTCCGCACCGGTGTACATGTAGGCCTGGACTATCCCGTCGATCAACTCCGACGCGATTTTGATGCGATTGTCATCTGCACAGGGGCTACGCAACCGCGTGATGTCAGGGTGCCCGGACGCGAGCTGGCCGGCATTCACTTCGCATGGGAATACCTGTGGCAGGCAACCAAACGGGTGGCCCACGATGACCTTGAAGCAGCCGGAATCCCCATCATTGACGCGGCCGGCAAAAATGTAATTGTCATTGGGGGAGGCGACACGGCCAGCGACTGTATCGGTGTAGCCAACCGCCAGGGAGCTCGTTCGATCACAAACTTTCACATCTGGCCAGCCCCTCCCAAGGAGCGAACGCCTGAAATGCCCTGGCCCTTTCATCCGCACCTGCTGCAGGTAACCTCCTCCCACGAAGAGGGATGCGAACGCGTATGGAGCGTGCAGACCGTTGCCTTTGAAGGGCGCCATGGCCACGTCGAGCGCGTCATTACCGTGGACGTCGAGCCTGGACCACCAGGCCCGGACGGACGGCGCACGCGCCGGGAAGTGCCCAATTCGCGCCGCGAATGGCCAGCTGACCTGGTGCTCATTGCTATCGGGTATGAAGGCCCTGAGCGGAGTCCCTTGCTGGAGGCCCTGGGGGTGGCACTGGACGAGCGAGGACGCGTCAAAGCGGACGCGCATTTTCAGACCAACGTCCCAGGCGTGTTCGTAGCGGGCGATGTCCATCGCGGCGCCTCCCTGGTGGTCTGGGCCATCTCAGAGGGACGAGAGGCCGCCCGGGGCGTTGATCAGTACCTGAGAGGGTATACTACCCTGCCTACAAAAGGCGAGGGAGATCTGCCCTTGCTCCGCTAA
- a CDS encoding homoserine kinase: MRVWGPGSLSNLGPGFDALGLCIQHLGDRVEAWRIETPGVRLVETNGPPGSTIPSDPATNTAAVAAAAVLRQAGASYGLALRLHKGLPSGSGLGGSAASAVAGAWAANLLLDQPLPKEALVEAVLEGEAVASGSRHGDNVLPALFGGLVLVSASDPTCYRRIPLPAPPAIALILPRVEILTRSARDMLPRRVSLRDAVHNASALAFLIDAFRAGDWETVGRWMMADRLVEPVRAALVPCYEAVRQAALAIGAFGCALTGSGPAMFALARDATHAQQVLAAMCEACQESGVAVKGYVTAVDLEGVRQL, from the coding sequence GTGCGGGTCTGGGGCCCGGGTTCCCTGTCGAATCTTGGGCCTGGTTTCGACGCGCTGGGCCTTTGCATTCAGCATCTGGGCGACCGGGTCGAAGCCTGGCGCATCGAAACGCCGGGTGTGAGGCTGGTGGAAACCAATGGCCCGCCGGGATCCACCATCCCCTCCGATCCGGCTACGAATACAGCAGCGGTGGCCGCAGCCGCCGTGCTGCGCCAGGCAGGCGCCTCATACGGACTGGCCTTGCGCCTGCACAAAGGGTTGCCATCAGGTTCGGGACTCGGGGGATCAGCCGCCAGCGCCGTGGCCGGTGCCTGGGCTGCCAACTTACTGCTGGATCAGCCGTTGCCCAAGGAGGCGCTGGTCGAGGCCGTGCTTGAAGGAGAAGCGGTTGCCTCAGGCAGCCGCCATGGCGACAACGTGCTGCCTGCCCTGTTTGGCGGCCTCGTGCTTGTGTCGGCCAGTGATCCCACATGCTACCGGCGCATTCCGCTGCCCGCTCCACCTGCCATTGCCCTGATACTGCCCCGCGTGGAGATTCTGACGCGTTCAGCGCGTGACATGCTGCCCCGACGGGTGTCTCTGCGAGACGCCGTGCACAACGCGTCAGCCCTGGCCTTCCTGATCGATGCCTTTCGAGCAGGCGACTGGGAGACCGTGGGGCGCTGGATGATGGCGGACCGCCTGGTAGAGCCCGTGCGGGCTGCCCTGGTGCCCTGCTACGAAGCAGTCCGGCAGGCAGCCCTCGCTATCGGCGCGTTTGGGTGTGCGCTGACAGGATCAGGACCGGCCATGTTTGCGCTGGCCCGTGACGCAACGCATGCCCAACAGGTGCTGGCAGCCATGTGCGAAGCCTGCCAGGAGAGTGGAGTAGCAGTGAAGGGGTACGTTACCGCTGTTGATCTAGAGGGAGTGCGTCAGCTCTAA